One window of Parambassis ranga chromosome 3, fParRan2.1, whole genome shotgun sequence genomic DNA carries:
- the LOC114433353 gene encoding TIMELESS-interacting protein-like isoform X1 has protein sequence MVDLQDEDMNDISDYNNLEDEAFPPLPPPGSPDLGGQEDGDLFANDVEGELSKLADVPAAKRSGVKRPQPKLDSQRLISDKGLPLLRTLFDSVRFKGKGHEAEDLRLLMQRMENWAHRLYPRLQFEDFIDKVEKLGSKKEVQVRGSCCEAQRSPFVLIFLCCVQTCLKRIRLDMPLTHEDFAEREGDEEAPPELQVFGDPDLFSREGFINDPQGPISSTPAPAAPPAPSLTEEQRQRIELNRQRALERRLARQQPPQTDHLTVDTSSLKNESAPMSSANSLNGSSGQDEKVEDLEPVSSSTQQQRHNQQQQTAAIQLPDGDFEPPAESTRTETSHGPEEAD, from the exons ATGGTCGACCTGCAGGACGAGGACATGAATGATATTTCTGACTACAACAACTTGGAGGATGAAgctttccctcctctccctcctcccggCTCTCCAGACCTGGGAGGGCAGGAAGATGGAGACCTGTTTGCAAACG ATGTGGAAGGAGAGCTGTCGAAGCTGGCCGATGTGCCTGCTGCTAAACGGAGCGGCGTGAAGAGGCCTCAGCCTAAGCTGGACTCTCAGAG gCTGATTTCAGACAAAGGACTTCCACTTCTGCGCACTCTGTTCGACAGCGTCCGCTTCAAAGGCAAAGGACACGAG GCGGAGGACCTGCGGCTGCTGATGCAGAGGATGGAGAACTGGGCCCACAGGCTGTACCCCAGACTGCAGTTCGAAGACTTCATCGACAAGGTGGAAAAACTCGGCAGCAAGAAGGAAGTGCAGGTGAGAGGGAGCTGCTGTGAGGCTCAGCGCTCGCCGTTTGTGCTCATTTTCCTTTGTTGTGTGCAGACGTGTCTGAAACGGATTCGACTGGACATGCCGCTGACGCACGAGGACTTTGCTGAGCGAGAAG GTGATGAAGAGGCGCCGCCGGAGTTGCAGGTATTCGGGGATCCTGATCTGTTCAGCAGGGAGGGGTTCATCAATGACCCTCAGGGGCCCATCAGCTCCACCCCGGCCCCCGCTGCTCCACCCGCTCCCTCTCTGACAGAGGAGCAGCGCCAACGCATAGAGCTGAACAGACAGCGCGCCCTGGAGAGGAGGCTCGCCCGCCAGCAGCCGCCGCAGACCG atcaTCTGACTGTCGACACGTCGTCGTTGAAGAATGAATCCGCGCCCATGTCTTCGGCAAACAGCCTCAATGGTTCCAGTGGTCAGGATGAGAAGGTGGAGGATTTGGAGCcggtcagcagcagcacacaacaacaacgacacaaccaacaacaacaaaccgcAGCCATCCAGCTTCCAGACGGAGACTTTGAGCCTCCAGCTGAGTCCACTCGGACAGAGACAAGCCACGGTCCTGAGGAGGCCGATTAA
- the LOC114433348 gene encoding lactase-like protein, which translates to MLRVSASEDFDWTKNDRTSFYYGTFPTGFSWGAGSSAYQTEGAWNIDGKGMSIWDAFSHKKGKIFLNDTGDFSCEGYYKFKDDVSLMKDMKLNHYRFSISWPRILPSGLTGEHINEKGIKYYDDLINMLLENKITPIVTLYHWDLPQVLQEKYGGWQNITMVNHFNDFANLCFERFGNRVKNWITFNNPWSIAVEGYETGEHAPGLRLRGSGAYRAAHHIIKAHAKVWHTYDMQWRSKQKGLVGISLTADWGEPVDISNQRDIEAAERYIQFYMGWFATPLFNGDYPQVMKDYIGRKSGQQGLGASRLPVFSPQEKSYIKGTCDFLGLGHFTTRYVTQRNYPSGLGDSYFTDRDLAELVDPQWPDPGSEWLYSVPWGFRRVLNFVKTQYGNPMIYVTENGVSEKMLCTDLCDDWRMQYFKDYINEMLKALKDGVNVKGYTAWSLLDNFEWDEGYSERFGLYYVDFRSKTKPRYPKASVQYYKRIISSNGFPNQREVESWKRKALETCSSSNQLLAADPLIGHMEMVTEIVVPTVCTLCILLSAVFLMFLLRGRL; encoded by the exons ATGCTGCGTGTCTCAGCCAGTGAGGACTTCGACTGGACAAAGAACGACAGAACGTCCTTCTACTACGGAACCTTCCCGACAG GTTTCTCCTGGGGCGCCGGCAGCTCGGCCTATCAGACTGAAGGAGCGTGGAACATCGACGGCAAAGGGATGAGCATCTGGGACGCATTCTCtcacaaaaaagggaaaatattCCTAAACGACACGGGAGACTTCTCGTGTGAAGGCTACTACAAGTTCAAG GATGATGTATCCTTGATGAAGGACATGAAGCTGAATCATTATCGTTTCTCCATCTCCTGGCCGAGGATTCTGCCCAGCGGCCTGACGG GCGAACACATCAACGAGAAAGGAATCAAATACTACGACGACCTGATCAACATGCTGCTGGAAAATAAGATCACTCCCATCGTCACTCTGTACCACTGGGATCTGCCGCAG GTCTTACAGGAGAAGTACGGCGGCTGGCAGAACATCACCATGGTCAACCACTTCAACGACTTCGCCAACCTGTGCTTCGAAAGGTTTGGGAACAGAGTGAAGAACTGGATCACCTTCAACAACCCGTGG TCCATCGCTGTGGAGGGCTATGAGACGGGCGAGCACGCTCCGGGCCTGAGGCTGAGGGGGAGCGGCGCCTACAGAGCCGCTCACCACATCATCAAG GCGCACGCCAAAGTCTGGCACACGTACGACATGCAGTGGAGGAGCAAGCAGAAAG gtctggTGGGGATCTCCTTGACAGCGGACTGGGGTGAGCCTGTGGACATCTCCAACCAGAGGGACATTGAAGCTGCAGAGAGATACATCCAGTTCTACATGGGCTGGTTTGCTACGCCCCTCTTCAATGGAGACTACCCTCAGGTCATGAAAGATTACATCG GCAGGAAGAGCGGCCAGCAGGGCCTGGGAGCGTCGCGGCTGCCCGTCTTCTCTCCTCAGGAGAAGAGCTACATCAAAGGCACCTGTGACTTCCTGGGACTCGGACACTTCACCACCCGCTACGTCACCCAGAGGAATTACCCGTCAGGCCTCGGAGACAGCTACTTCACAGATCGGGACCTGGCTGAGCTGGTGGACCCGCAGTGGCCCGATCCGGGCTCCGAGTGGCTGTACTCCGTTCCCTGGGGCTTCAGACGTGTGCTGAACTTTGTCAAG ACTCAGTATGGAAACCCCATGATCTACGTGACGGAGAACGGCGTGTCAGAGAAGATGCTCTGCACCGACCTCTGTGACGACTGGAGGATGCAGTACTTCAAAGACTACATCAACGAGATGCTCAAAG CACTAAAAGACGGCGTGAACGTGAAGGGCTACACCGCCTGGTCTCTGCTCGACAACTTCGAGTGGGATGAAGGATACTCGGAGCGCTTCGGCCTCTACTACGTCGACTTCAGGAGCAAAACCAAACCGCGCTACCCGAAGGCCTCCGTGCAGTACTACAAACGCATCATCAGCTCCAACGGCTTCCCCAACCAGAGAGAG GTGGAGAGCTGGAAGAGGAAAGCCCTGGAGACGTGCTCGTCCAGCAaccagctgctggctgcag atCCTCTGATCGGCCACATGGAGATGGTGACAGAGATCGTGGTTCCCACCGTGTGCACGCTCTGCATCCTGCTCAGCGCcgtcttcctcatgttcctgcTGCGTGGACgcctctga
- the LOC114433353 gene encoding TIMELESS-interacting protein-like isoform X2: protein MVDLQDEDMNDISDYNNLEDEAFPPLPPPGSPDLGGQEDGDLFANDVEGELSKLADVPAAKRSGVKRPQPKLDSQRLISDKGLPLLRTLFDSVRFKGKGHEAEDLRLLMQRMENWAHRLYPRLQFEDFIDKVEKLGSKKEVQTCLKRIRLDMPLTHEDFAEREGDEEAPPELQVFGDPDLFSREGFINDPQGPISSTPAPAAPPAPSLTEEQRQRIELNRQRALERRLARQQPPQTDHLTVDTSSLKNESAPMSSANSLNGSSGQDEKVEDLEPVSSSTQQQRHNQQQQTAAIQLPDGDFEPPAESTRTETSHGPEEAD, encoded by the exons ATGGTCGACCTGCAGGACGAGGACATGAATGATATTTCTGACTACAACAACTTGGAGGATGAAgctttccctcctctccctcctcccggCTCTCCAGACCTGGGAGGGCAGGAAGATGGAGACCTGTTTGCAAACG ATGTGGAAGGAGAGCTGTCGAAGCTGGCCGATGTGCCTGCTGCTAAACGGAGCGGCGTGAAGAGGCCTCAGCCTAAGCTGGACTCTCAGAG gCTGATTTCAGACAAAGGACTTCCACTTCTGCGCACTCTGTTCGACAGCGTCCGCTTCAAAGGCAAAGGACACGAG GCGGAGGACCTGCGGCTGCTGATGCAGAGGATGGAGAACTGGGCCCACAGGCTGTACCCCAGACTGCAGTTCGAAGACTTCATCGACAAGGTGGAAAAACTCGGCAGCAAGAAGGAAGTGCAG ACGTGTCTGAAACGGATTCGACTGGACATGCCGCTGACGCACGAGGACTTTGCTGAGCGAGAAG GTGATGAAGAGGCGCCGCCGGAGTTGCAGGTATTCGGGGATCCTGATCTGTTCAGCAGGGAGGGGTTCATCAATGACCCTCAGGGGCCCATCAGCTCCACCCCGGCCCCCGCTGCTCCACCCGCTCCCTCTCTGACAGAGGAGCAGCGCCAACGCATAGAGCTGAACAGACAGCGCGCCCTGGAGAGGAGGCTCGCCCGCCAGCAGCCGCCGCAGACCG atcaTCTGACTGTCGACACGTCGTCGTTGAAGAATGAATCCGCGCCCATGTCTTCGGCAAACAGCCTCAATGGTTCCAGTGGTCAGGATGAGAAGGTGGAGGATTTGGAGCcggtcagcagcagcacacaacaacaacgacacaaccaacaacaacaaaccgcAGCCATCCAGCTTCCAGACGGAGACTTTGAGCCTCCAGCTGAGTCCACTCGGACAGAGACAAGCCACGGTCCTGAGGAGGCCGATTAA